In Pyramidobacter piscolens W5455, the genomic window ACGAAGGCGGCGAAGCGAGCGGTGCGCGACGCTGTTTCCAAAAGCTGCCTCTGCGGGATCTTCGAGGTAGCCAAGCTGGAGAAACCGGACGACATGTGCATTCGCCTGAAGATATGCTGCCCCACGCCGGAACTGCTGGATAAGGAACAAGTGATCAAGTCGGTCCCCTTTGGCACAGTGGAGCTCACCGTTCAGGAGGGGGGAATGGTTACGGAGGGGCTCCATCTTCCTCAGTTGGGAAAGGGCAGTTCCATCGTAGTGGCACTGGCGTCTCTGACTGTCTGCGTGGAATGAGCGGCCGGCAGGGACTCGCGTGAACGAGAATTTTTTAAGGAGGTAAAGGCATGAAGGTCACGAAAGAGAAACTTCTGGACATGTACAGGACGATGTTCATGATCCGTTCCTTCGAACTGAAGGCGGCCGAGCTCTTCGCGGCCGGAAGGATCCCCGGCTTCGTCCACCTTTATGTGGGAGAGGAGGCCGTCGCCACGGGAGTATGCGCCAATCTGAAGAAGGGCGACTACATCACAAGCACCCACCGCGGGCACGGACACCTTCTGGCCAAGGGAGGCGACGTCAATCTGATGATGGCCGAGCTCTTCGGAAAGGCCTCAGGGTATTGCAAGGGCAAGGGCGGATCGATGCATATCGCTGACGTGGATCTGGGCATCCTCGGAGCCAACGGGATCGTCGGAGCGGGATTCCCGATCGCCGTAGGCGCGGCGTTTTCCTGCAAATACCGCAAGACAGGCGATGTGACAGTCTGCTTCTTCGGAGACGCGGCCTCGAATCGGGGAACGTTCCACGAGGGGATCAACTTCGCCTCGATCCACAAACTGCCGGTCGTTTTCGTCTGCGAGAACAACATGTACGGCATTTCCAACTACCAGAAAGCGGGCATGAACATCAACGACATCGCCGACCGCAGCGAAGGGTACGGCATACCGGGCGCGAGCGTGGACGGCAACGACGTCATGGCGGTCTACGAAGCCGCCAGCGCAGCCATCGAAAACGCCCGCAAGGGCGACGGGCCCAGCCTGATCGAGTGCAAGACATGGCGCCAGCGCGGTCACTTCGAGGGCGACCCGGGGAAATACAAGGATCCCGAGGAACAGAAGAACTGGGTTGCCAAGGATCCGCTGCCGCGTCTTGAGAAGCGTTTGGAGGAACTGGGATACGCCTCCAAGGATGAGCTCGAAGCCATGCAGAAGGAAATTCTTCAGAGAATCGAAGCCGCAGTCCAGTTTGCGGAGAGCGGCCCCGATCCATCGCCGAGCGAGCTGCTCACCGACGTACTGGCCTGAGCGATTCCATTCCGACAACAACAAGAGGTGAAAACGATGACGCAGATGAGTTACAGTGAAGCGATCAGGGACGGCATCCGTATGGAGATGCGCAGGGATCCCGGCGTGTTTCTGGCCGGGGAAGACGTGGGGATTTTCGGCGGCTGCTTCGGCGTGACGGCTGGCCTGCTGGACGAGTTCGGCAAGGAACGCGTTGTGGACACGCCAGTCACCGAGACGGCGATCATGGGGCTCGGAGTGGGCTCGGCCGCTACGGGACTGCGCCCGATCGTGGAGATCATGTTCGCCGACTTCATGGGCGTCTGCTTGGACGAGCTCTACAATCAGGCGGCCAAGATGCGCTACATGTTCGGCGGCAAGACAAAGATCCCGATGGTGATCCGCGCTCCCGTCGGCGCCGGAGTTTCGGCTGCCGCCCAACATTCACAGTCCAATGAAGCGTGGTTCGCTCATATTCCAGGCATCAAGGTGGTCATGCCCGGTTCGCCGGCGGACGCCAAGGGACTCTTGGAAGCTGCCGTCCGC contains:
- a CDS encoding Lin0512 family protein, with amino-acid sequence MKRFIVELGMGTDLHGGDVTKAAKRAVRDAVSKSCLCGIFEVAKLEKPDDMCIRLKICCPTPELLDKEQVIKSVPFGTVELTVQEGGMVTEGLHLPQLGKGSSIVVALASLTVCVE
- a CDS encoding thiamine pyrophosphate-dependent dehydrogenase E1 component subunit alpha; the protein is MKVTKEKLLDMYRTMFMIRSFELKAAELFAAGRIPGFVHLYVGEEAVATGVCANLKKGDYITSTHRGHGHLLAKGGDVNLMMAELFGKASGYCKGKGGSMHIADVDLGILGANGIVGAGFPIAVGAAFSCKYRKTGDVTVCFFGDAASNRGTFHEGINFASIHKLPVVFVCENNMYGISNYQKAGMNINDIADRSEGYGIPGASVDGNDVMAVYEAASAAIENARKGDGPSLIECKTWRQRGHFEGDPGKYKDPEEQKNWVAKDPLPRLEKRLEELGYASKDELEAMQKEILQRIEAAVQFAESGPDPSPSELLTDVLA
- a CDS encoding alpha-ketoacid dehydrogenase subunit beta, translating into MTQMSYSEAIRDGIRMEMRRDPGVFLAGEDVGIFGGCFGVTAGLLDEFGKERVVDTPVTETAIMGLGVGSAATGLRPIVEIMFADFMGVCLDELYNQAAKMRYMFGGKTKIPMVIRAPVGAGVSAAAQHSQSNEAWFAHIPGIKVVMPGSPADAKGLLEAAVRDDNPVVFLEHKLMLGVQGDVPEGEYVVPIGKADIKRSGADVSIITWSGMVPKALAAAEMLAAEGIDAEVVDLRTLTPLDKETLLGSVEKTGRAVIVHEAVKTGGFGGEVAAVIADEGFGYLDAPIKRVTAPDTPIPFSPALEKLWIPDEARIAATAKELVRG